The Clostridium sporogenes genome contains a region encoding:
- a CDS encoding GNAT family N-acetyltransferase — protein sequence MFKCINLNKDNIITFKELNKNSKNFNLLNEDFFILYNNCSFIQRLLLKKRVKLLYKRDECIGYIWTNTIKNICHINALNIIKIDNLKEVSTYLIKSIGENLTIEYDCEHNGYNYNILEAIGFKKGRGVLELYLDLEKFNDYIQTPEHINFENPIINKHEKIRCYIQNEVFKSNNRVPLTKEDIYFDESQDYYVKDASFFIKKNDKYIGYGQVILENNIPFIVNFGILPNFRKEGYGKVLLDHILNKLKIKGFKKVMIRVSSENEVALNLYRSLGFLLYKEKHVFIINNYNKK from the coding sequence ATGTTTAAATGTATTAATTTAAATAAAGATAATATTATAACGTTCAAAGAATTAAACAAAAATAGTAAAAATTTCAATCTTTTAAATGAAGATTTTTTTATTTTATATAATAACTGTAGTTTTATACAAAGATTGCTTTTAAAAAAAAGAGTAAAATTGTTATATAAAAGGGATGAATGTATTGGATATATATGGACAAATACTATAAAAAACATATGTCATATAAATGCCTTAAACATTATAAAAATAGATAATCTAAAGGAAGTATCTACTTATCTTATAAAATCTATAGGTGAGAATTTAACTATAGAATATGATTGTGAACATAACGGTTATAACTATAATATATTAGAGGCTATAGGCTTTAAAAAGGGTAGGGGAGTTCTAGAATTATATTTAGATCTGGAAAAGTTTAATGATTATATACAAACCCCTGAACATATTAATTTTGAAAATCCTATAATAAACAAGCATGAAAAAATAAGATGTTATATACAAAATGAAGTTTTTAAAAGCAATAATAGAGTTCCTCTAACTAAAGAAGATATATATTTTGATGAATCTCAAGATTATTATGTTAAAGATGCATCCTTTTTTATAAAGAAGAATGATAAATATATAGGATATGGCCAAGTTATATTAGAGAATAATATACCTTTTATTGTGAATTTCGGAATACTGCCAAATTTTAGAAAAGAGGGCTATGGAAAAGTACTTTTAGATCATATTTTAAATAAATTAAAAATTAAAGGTTTTAAAAAGGTAATGATAAGAGTAAGCTCTGAAAATGAAGTAGCATTAAATCTTTATAGATCTTTAGGTTTTTTATTATATAAAGAAAAGCATGTATTTATAATAAATAATTACAATAAAAAATAA
- a CDS encoding PLP-dependent aminotransferase family protein, producing MNIRFSERAAGLKASEIRELLKLTEMPEIISFAGGLPAPELFPVEEMKGIMQEVLDTQGRAALQYSSTEGYKPLREIIANERMKPAGVNVSYENIAITNGSQQGIEFSAKIFLNEGDIVVCESPSYLGAINAFKSYRPKFVEIPMDDNGMIIEELEKALAENKGKVKMIYTIPDFQNPTGRTMPDDRRKRIAELAAEYEIPVIEDNPYGDLIYEGERHPSIKSFDKEGWVIYLGTFSKNFCPGLRLAWVCAEPEILDKYIIVKQGVDLQAGTLDQRATALFMQKYDLNEHIEKIKKVYEKRRDLMLDSMKKYFPAGVKYTHPVGGLFTWVELREDLDAKELMKDALAENVAYVPGGSFFPNGGHENYFRLNYSCMSDEKIVEGVKRLGKVLDKYYK from the coding sequence ATGAATATACGTTTTTCAGAAAGAGCAGCAGGATTAAAAGCATCAGAGATAAGAGAACTATTAAAATTAACTGAAATGCCAGAGATAATTTCTTTTGCAGGAGGATTACCAGCGCCAGAATTATTCCCTGTAGAAGAAATGAAAGGTATAATGCAAGAAGTATTAGATACTCAAGGAAGAGCAGCATTACAGTATAGCTCTACTGAAGGTTACAAACCATTAAGAGAAATCATAGCTAATGAAAGAATGAAACCAGCTGGTGTAAACGTTTCTTATGAAAACATTGCTATAACTAATGGTTCCCAACAAGGTATAGAATTTTCAGCTAAAATTTTCTTAAATGAAGGAGATATAGTTGTTTGCGAAAGTCCTAGTTATTTAGGTGCTATAAATGCGTTTAAATCCTATAGACCTAAATTTGTTGAAATACCTATGGATGATAATGGAATGATTATAGAAGAATTAGAAAAAGCTTTAGCAGAAAATAAAGGCAAAGTTAAAATGATATATACAATCCCTGATTTCCAAAATCCGACTGGGAGAACTATGCCAGATGATAGAAGAAAGAGAATAGCAGAATTAGCTGCAGAATATGAAATACCTGTAATAGAAGATAATCCATATGGAGATCTTATCTATGAAGGAGAAAGACATCCATCTATAAAAAGTTTTGATAAAGAAGGATGGGTTATTTATCTTGGAACTTTCTCTAAAAACTTCTGTCCTGGATTAAGACTTGCATGGGTTTGTGCTGAACCTGAAATATTAGATAAATATATAATTGTAAAACAAGGTGTTGATTTACAGGCTGGTACATTAGATCAAAGAGCAACAGCTTTATTCATGCAAAAGTATGATTTAAATGAACATATTGAAAAAATTAAAAAAGTTTATGAGAAACGTAGAGATTTAATGCTAGATAGTATGAAAAAATACTTCCCAGCAGGCGTAAAATATACTCATCCTGTTGGAGGATTATTTACATGGGTTGAATTAAGAGAAGATTTAGATGCTAAAGAATTAATGAAAGATGCTTTAGCTGAAAATGTTGCTTATGTACCTGGTGGTTCTTTCTTCCCTAATGGAGGACATGAAAACTATTTTAGATTAAACTATTCTTGCATGAGTGATGAAAAAATAGTTGAAGGTGTAAAAAGATTAGGTAAAGTTTTAGATAAATATTATAAATAA
- the miaB gene encoding tRNA (N6-isopentenyl adenosine(37)-C2)-methylthiotransferase MiaB, whose translation MNEILNTKDINIIGKFFIETWGCQMNEEDSEKLSGMLKREGYIRTEEREEADVIIFNTCCVRENAELKVYGNLGILKGLKAKNPNLIIAVTGCMMQQKGMAETIKKKFPFVDIIIGTHNLHNFSNYLNEVKKKHTSVLKIQEKEDSIIENMPIDRKNSMKAFVTIMYGCNNFCTYCIVPYVRGRERSRTPENIEDEIKNLVSKGYKEITLLGQNVNSYGKDLEPKITFAELLKRVNNIEGLERVRFMTSHPKDLTDDVIEAIAKCDKLCEQIHLPVQSGSSDMLKKMNRHYDREKYLDVVSKIKRLIPNVAISTDIIVGFPGETEKDFEETLNLVKTVEYDSAFTFLYSIRKGTPAAKFENQVPEDVKHKRFNRLVEVVNEISAKKNKAYEGKVEEVLVEGTSKNDEGKLMGRTRTGKLVNFIGNKDSIGELVNVKITKANSFSLTGEEI comes from the coding sequence GTGAATGAAATATTAAATACAAAAGATATAAATATTATAGGAAAATTTTTTATAGAAACCTGGGGTTGCCAGATGAATGAAGAGGATTCAGAGAAGCTTTCAGGTATGTTAAAAAGAGAAGGCTATATAAGAACTGAAGAAAGAGAAGAAGCAGATGTAATTATATTTAATACCTGTTGTGTTAGAGAAAATGCAGAGCTTAAAGTATATGGCAATTTAGGGATACTTAAAGGCTTAAAAGCTAAAAACCCTAATTTAATTATAGCTGTAACTGGTTGCATGATGCAACAAAAAGGTATGGCAGAAACTATTAAAAAGAAATTTCCTTTTGTAGATATTATAATAGGAACGCATAATCTTCATAATTTTTCAAATTATTTAAATGAAGTTAAGAAAAAACATACATCTGTATTGAAGATACAAGAAAAAGAAGATAGTATAATAGAAAATATGCCAATAGATAGGAAAAATAGTATGAAGGCCTTTGTTACCATAATGTACGGTTGTAATAATTTCTGTACTTATTGTATAGTTCCTTATGTAAGAGGAAGAGAAAGAAGTAGAACTCCTGAAAACATAGAGGATGAAATAAAGAATTTAGTTTCTAAAGGTTATAAGGAAATAACTTTACTTGGTCAAAATGTAAATTCCTATGGTAAGGATCTAGAACCTAAAATTACATTTGCAGAACTTTTAAAAAGAGTAAATAATATAGAAGGATTGGAAAGAGTAAGATTTATGACTTCCCATCCAAAGGACTTAACAGATGATGTTATAGAAGCTATTGCTAAATGTGATAAATTGTGTGAACAAATACATCTTCCTGTACAGTCTGGTTCTAGTGATATGCTTAAAAAAATGAATAGACATTATGATAGAGAAAAATATTTAGATGTGGTATCTAAAATAAAAAGACTTATACCTAATGTAGCTATTTCTACTGATATAATAGTAGGATTCCCTGGAGAAACCGAAAAAGACTTTGAAGAAACACTAAACTTAGTAAAGACAGTAGAATATGACTCTGCTTTTACTTTCTTATATTCTATAAGAAAAGGAACTCCAGCTGCTAAATTTGAAAATCAAGTACCTGAAGATGTTAAACACAAAAGATTTAATAGATTAGTAGAAGTAGTTAATGAAATAAGTGCTAAAAAGAACAAAGCCTATGAAGGAAAAGTAGAAGAGGTTTTAGTAGAGGGTACCAGTAAAAATGACGAAGGTAAACTAATGGGTAGAACAAGAACGGGAAAACTTGTTAACTTTATTGGCAATAAAGACTCCATAGGAGAACTTGTTAATGTTAAAATAACAAAAGCAAATTCTTTTTCATTAACAGGAGAAGAAATTTAA
- a CDS encoding pyridoxal phosphate-dependent aminotransferase, whose protein sequence is MKFSKRISDMQFSPIRKLAPYATEAKNKGIHVFHLNIGQPDIKTPECFTEGVKSYEEPVLKYSDSKGMDPLLESFIKYYKEWNINFQKDELLVTNGGSEAIQFALMALCDVGDEIIIPEPFYTNYNGFAESAGVNVVPFLTKAEEGFHLPKKEEIVSKISDKTRAILVSNPGNPTGVVYTYEELRMLADIAKENDLFLIADEVYREFVYDGLKYTSAMYLEDVQDRVIVIDSISKRYSACGARIGLIASKNKELIHQILKLCQSRLCVPTVEQIGAANLINTPESYFTEVKAEYENRRNIMFEGLKNIPGVVCEKPTGAFYIVAKLPVDNAEEFTKWMLTEFSHNNKTVMVAPAAGFYASEGLGEDEIRLSYCLKGEDLKEAMEILKLAIEKYNSK, encoded by the coding sequence ATGAAATTTTCAAAAAGAATATCTGACATGCAATTTTCACCAATAAGAAAGCTTGCACCTTATGCAACTGAAGCTAAAAATAAAGGTATCCATGTTTTCCATTTAAACATAGGACAACCAGATATTAAAACTCCAGAATGCTTTACTGAAGGTGTAAAATCTTATGAAGAACCTGTACTAAAATATTCTGATTCTAAAGGTATGGATCCTTTATTAGAAAGCTTTATAAAATATTATAAAGAATGGAATATAAATTTTCAAAAAGATGAGTTATTAGTAACAAATGGTGGAAGTGAAGCTATTCAATTTGCATTAATGGCTTTATGTGATGTTGGAGATGAAATTATAATTCCAGAACCATTCTACACAAACTATAATGGTTTTGCTGAATCAGCTGGCGTTAATGTAGTTCCTTTCTTAACAAAAGCAGAAGAAGGATTCCATCTTCCAAAGAAAGAAGAAATAGTAAGCAAAATATCTGATAAAACAAGAGCTATATTAGTTTCAAATCCAGGAAATCCAACTGGAGTTGTTTATACTTATGAAGAATTAAGAATGCTTGCAGATATTGCAAAAGAAAATGATTTATTCTTAATTGCAGATGAAGTTTATAGAGAATTTGTATATGATGGATTAAAATATACATCAGCTATGTACTTAGAAGATGTACAAGACAGAGTTATAGTAATAGATAGTATATCTAAACGTTATAGTGCTTGTGGAGCTAGAATAGGCCTTATAGCTTCTAAAAACAAAGAACTTATACATCAAATACTAAAATTATGTCAATCAAGATTATGTGTCCCTACAGTAGAACAAATAGGAGCAGCTAACTTAATAAATACTCCAGAAAGCTATTTTACAGAAGTAAAAGCTGAATATGAAAACAGACGTAATATAATGTTTGAGGGATTAAAAAATATACCTGGAGTTGTATGCGAAAAACCAACAGGAGCTTTTTACATAGTAGCTAAACTTCCTGTAGATAATGCAGAAGAGTTTACTAAATGGATGCTAACTGAATTTAGTCACAATAATAAAACTGTTATGGTAGCTCCAGCAGCTGGATTCTATGCAAGTGAAGGTTTAGGAGAAGATGAAATAAGACTTTCCTATTGCTTAAAAGGTGAAGATTTAAAAGAAGCTATGGAAATATTAAAATTAGCTATAGAAAAATATAATAGCAAATAA